One window of Fusobacterium polymorphum genomic DNA carries:
- a CDS encoding ATP-binding protein encodes MIKLPVNELKTADVTPKNFLIWGESMSGKTYLAKQFESPLIINTDGNATKITTPSVFIKNFTEFKEVIDELEKGKHTYKTLIIDLIDDIETMLVNHICEMAKVESLADIGFGKGFNKFNSVWKNLMMGLTQMNMNIVFISHIVEKTENNGQTTYQTPALSQKCLNACMGRCDIVIKTQKIGNNYIRLCTSKREAYKEEDIKDKKVLEILKTIKNVFSK; translated from the coding sequence ATGATTAAATTACCAGTAAATGAATTAAAAACAGCCGATGTGACACCAAAGAACTTTTTGATATGGGGTGAGTCTATGTCAGGTAAGACTTATTTAGCCAAACAGTTTGAAAGCCCGTTAATTATCAATACAGATGGAAATGCAACAAAGATAACAACACCTAGTGTATTTATTAAAAATTTCACAGAATTTAAAGAGGTTATTGATGAGTTAGAAAAAGGAAAGCATACATACAAAACTCTAATTATAGACCTAATCGATGATATAGAAACAATGCTTGTAAACCATATATGTGAAATGGCTAAGGTTGAAAGTTTAGCAGATATTGGTTTTGGAAAAGGATTTAATAAATTTAACAGTGTTTGGAAAAATTTGATGATGGGATTAACACAAATGAATATGAATATTGTTTTTATTTCACATATAGTTGAGAAAACAGAAAATAACGGACAAACAACATATCAGACACCAGCATTATCTCAAAAGTGTCTAAATGCTTGTATGGGACGTTGTGATATCGTAATCAAAACACAAAAAATAGGTAATAATTATATAAGATTATGCACTAGCAAGAGAGAGGCTTATAAAGAGGAAGACATAAAAGATAAAAAAGTATTGGAAATATTGAAAACTATAAAAAATGTATTTAGTAAATAA
- a CDS encoding BRO-N domain-containing protein — protein MRELMVIDERVVFEKNFRVYGDFENPLFLARDVAEWIEYDKEKVGQMLNTIDNDEKMTSPIYYSGQVRNMWFVTEDGLYEVLMQSRKPIAKQWKKKVKEILKEIRKTGTYTRPLTPAEQLLAQAQLMVDMENRLNILEKNNARLENNLRRTITSDYFTVIGYANFRGINADTYNSSVIGRKASKLCKDCGLAIGKVIDSKYGTINTYPLDILDEIFALIN, from the coding sequence ATGAGAGAATTAATGGTAATTGATGAAAGAGTGGTATTTGAAAAGAATTTTAGAGTGTATGGTGATTTTGAAAACCCATTATTTTTAGCAAGAGATGTTGCTGAGTGGATAGAATATGATAAAGAAAAAGTTGGTCAAATGTTAAATACTATTGATAATGATGAGAAAATGACCTCACCGATATATTATAGTGGTCAGGTTAGAAATATGTGGTTTGTTACAGAAGACGGATTATATGAGGTTTTAATGCAAAGTAGAAAACCAATAGCAAAACAATGGAAAAAGAAAGTAAAAGAAATTCTTAAAGAAATAAGAAAAACAGGTACTTATACAAGACCATTAACACCAGCAGAGCAACTATTGGCACAAGCACAGTTAATGGTGGATATGGAAAATAGATTAAATATATTAGAGAAAAATAATGCTAGACTAGAGAATAACCTAAGAAGAACGATAACGAGTGACTATTTCACTGTAATAGGATATGCTAATTTTAGAGGTATCAATGCAGATACATATAATAGTAGTGTTATTGGAAGAAAAGCAAGTAAATTATGTAAGGATTGTGGTTTAGCTATAGGTAAAGTGATTGATAGTAAATATGGAACAATAAATACATATCCATTGGACATCTTAGATGAGATTTTTGCATTAATAAATTGA
- a CDS encoding DUF3310 domain-containing protein — protein MNYTVGDFIANGINLENISLFGDLYDEYCNYCDNHSYPKCSKKMFSLELNNYGMEVYAGAKNIRKVRIKSKYMRPDNVNQPNHYQIGNTGLECKDFISAWVGKGNYGVFCFCNIMKYLVRAEKKNKLEDYKKALKYLDMIIEAGADTIVLDIADVGIEVGTKEYAGVDWNAIIAEITKGLSARQALLLDSVFRSLADEDYVNCKDKLINFIKDYEVE, from the coding sequence ATGAATTATACAGTTGGAGATTTTATAGCTAATGGAATTAACTTGGAAAATATAAGTTTGTTTGGAGACTTATATGATGAGTATTGCAATTATTGTGATAATCACAGCTATCCAAAATGTAGTAAAAAGATGTTTAGTTTGGAATTAAATAATTATGGAATGGAAGTATATGCTGGTGCAAAAAATATTAGAAAAGTTAGAATTAAATCAAAATATATGAGACCTGATAATGTAAATCAACCTAATCACTATCAAATTGGAAACACTGGATTAGAATGTAAAGATTTTATAAGTGCTTGGGTTGGAAAAGGAAATTATGGAGTATTTTGTTTCTGTAACATTATGAAATACCTTGTAAGAGCAGAAAAGAAAAACAAGTTGGAAGACTACAAAAAAGCACTTAAATACTTGGATATGATAATTGAAGCAGGAGCAGACACAATTGTATTGGATATAGCTGATGTAGGTATAGAAGTAGGAACAAAAGAGTATGCAGGTGTTGACTGGAATGCAATTATTGCTGAAATAACAAAAGGATTGAGTGCTAGACAAGCATTATTATTGGATAGTGTGTTTAGAAGTTTGGCTGATGAGGATTATGTGAATTGTAAGGATAAATTGATTAATTTTATAAAAGATTATGAGGTGGAATAA
- a CDS encoding phage/plasmid primase, P4 family, with amino-acid sequence MNKYIELKAGTKVPREKLDTFVTEIEKIMDGAILLDENTVVVDFDHTREDLWRDVLAKYPTRAVKTNRGGHLYYSVPQNMRLYNKTNVRTYNGLVADYKTGYGGKKAMAIVKENGVMREIINAIELDNLPPLPVDLYPIYSKNTSLEDLDDGDGRNSEIFSHIKILKDKKVEDTVIGRIVNFINNKVFKTPLPLNELKNTIGSAMTGGSDSDERPNFYTIDEKGKQKLNLTAIEMYMRKKLDIREYRNILFYIKDDKRYEKDTLNGTNIFREIRKTLEKENIVLNTKQDSEILHLIKTDFRIEEDKNKKYPIAFRNGWCLYRDQFLKQEKIFTPFYMDVDYDPDANDENVINFIKWFCKGDEGLITLFEEILGHILMLERFPHHIFFFVAGKGKNGKSTMLNMLNNWTDGLNSTTALDQFEKETYTYDLIGKIVNLGDDIDDTYIEKSRVIKVIAGGSKIKARALYSMPVDFKSTATLIFSCNNMPTFKDKSGGMARRVVCFPCNSNIEYGKIDLDLDDKLCTDSAKSTLLNLGIKGMKRIIANGGELTITETSKAMTERYLIENDSIAMFFNETDVNKLCDDMENNTFTKLYTIYEIFCDENGYTPSGKNTLSKKLDEFGFESYVGAGNVRKIRPKKW; translated from the coding sequence ATGAACAAATACATAGAATTAAAAGCTGGAACAAAAGTGCCTAGGGAAAAATTAGATACGTTTGTTACAGAAATAGAAAAAATTATGGATGGAGCAATATTGCTAGATGAGAATACAGTTGTGGTTGACTTTGACCATACGAGAGAGGATTTGTGGAGAGATGTATTAGCCAAATACCCTACGCGTGCTGTAAAAACTAACAGAGGAGGACATTTATATTACAGTGTACCTCAAAATATGAGACTTTATAATAAGACTAATGTTAGAACTTATAATGGTTTAGTTGCAGATTATAAGACAGGATATGGTGGAAAAAAGGCAATGGCTATTGTAAAAGAAAATGGGGTTATGAGAGAAATTATAAATGCCATTGAACTTGATAATTTACCACCACTACCTGTTGATTTATACCCAATATATAGTAAAAACACTAGCTTAGAGGATTTAGATGATGGCGATGGTAGAAATAGTGAAATATTTAGTCATATCAAAATCTTAAAAGATAAAAAAGTTGAAGACACTGTCATAGGTAGAATAGTAAATTTTATAAATAATAAAGTGTTTAAAACACCTCTACCTCTCAATGAACTCAAAAACACTATTGGGAGTGCGATGACTGGTGGTAGTGATAGTGATGAGAGACCTAATTTTTATACAATCGATGAAAAAGGTAAACAAAAATTAAACCTAACAGCTATAGAGATGTATATGAGAAAAAAATTAGATATACGTGAATATAGGAACATATTGTTTTACATAAAAGATGATAAAAGGTATGAAAAAGACACATTAAATGGTACTAATATTTTTAGAGAGATTAGAAAAACACTAGAAAAAGAGAACATTGTGTTAAATACAAAACAGGATAGTGAAATACTACATTTAATAAAAACAGATTTTAGAATAGAAGAAGACAAGAACAAAAAATACCCTATTGCTTTTAGAAATGGATGGTGTTTATATAGAGACCAATTTTTGAAACAAGAGAAGATATTTACCCCATTTTACATGGATGTGGATTATGACCCTGACGCAAACGATGAGAATGTAATTAATTTTATAAAATGGTTTTGTAAAGGTGATGAGGGACTAATCACATTGTTTGAAGAAATTTTAGGTCATATTTTAATGTTAGAGCGTTTTCCTCACCATATATTCTTTTTTGTTGCAGGCAAAGGAAAAAATGGTAAATCTACAATGTTAAATATGTTAAATAACTGGACTGATGGTTTAAATTCAACCACAGCTTTAGACCAGTTTGAAAAAGAAACGTATACTTACGACCTTATTGGTAAAATCGTGAATCTCGGTGACGACATAGATGATACTTATATCGAAAAGAGTAGAGTTATAAAGGTTATCGCTGGGGGGAGTAAGATTAAAGCAAGAGCATTATACTCTATGCCTGTGGATTTTAAGAGTACAGCAACATTGATATTTAGTTGTAATAATATGCCAACATTCAAGGATAAAAGCGGTGGTATGGCACGTAGAGTTGTATGTTTTCCTTGCAACAGCAACATTGAATATGGAAAAATAGATTTAGATTTAGATGATAAATTATGTACCGATAGTGCAAAATCTACATTATTAAATTTAGGAATTAAAGGCATGAAAAGAATTATAGCAAATGGTGGAGAACTTACAATAACAGAAACAAGTAAAGCAATGACTGAAAGATATTTAATTGAAAATGATAGTATAGCAATGTTTTTTAATGAAACTGACGTTAATAAACTATGTGATGATATGGAGAACAACACATTTACAAAATTATACACTATATATGAAATTTTTTGTGATGAAAATGGTTATACCCCAAGTGGTAAAAATACACTTAGCAAGAAACTAGATGAATTTGGGTTTGAAAGCTATGTAGGTGCTGGTAATGTTAGGAAAATAAGACCCAAAAAATGGTAG